In the Paralichthys olivaceus isolate ysfri-2021 chromosome 15, ASM2471397v2, whole genome shotgun sequence genome, one interval contains:
- the cfap298 gene encoding cilia- and flagella-associated protein 298 — translation MVQLHVKRAEDSQFLYSCTVDEQLDTVIRHITAIYNGRLKVERICSEIPELADHGVTLPPNMQGLTEEQIVELKLIDEWEEKCVPSGGPVLRRDEIGRRNGHAPNDKMKEVLMRTMEEAKALISKKQAQANVCVTMEMVKEALDQLRGAVMIVYPMGLPPHDPIRMELEEREDLSGTQASLQVITENECQLWWAAKEMQRGKKLQDYIGKNEKTKLVVKIQKKGQGAPAREPLVTEEQQKQMMMHCYRRQEELKKLEEADDDSCLDSDWSDRQALKKQFQGLTNIKWGPR, via the exons ATGGTGCAGCTGCACGTGAAGCGAGCGGAGGACAGTCAGTTCCTCTACAGCTGCACGGTGGACGAGCAGCTGGACACTGTGATCCGGCACATCACAGCCATTTACAACGGGAGACTGAAGGTGGAGAGGATATGTTCAG AGATACCGGAGCTCGCAGACCATGGCGTCACACTGCCGCCCAACATGCAGGGgctgacagaggagcagatcGTGGAGCTGAAACTGATAGACGAGTGGGAGGAGAAGTGCGTGCCCAGCGGAGGACCAGTGCTCAGGAGGGATGAGATTGGAAGAAGGAACGGACATG CTCCAAATGATAAAATGAAGGAGGTGTTGATGAGAACAATGGAGGAGGCGAAAGCTCTGATCTCCAAA AAACAAGCTCAGGCTAACGTCTGTGTCACCATGGAGATGGTAAAAGAAGCGCTGGATCAGCTCAGAGGTGCCGTCATGATTGTGTACCCCATGGGGCTGCCTCCTCACGACCCCATCAGGATGGAGCTTGAGGAGCGGGAAGACCTTTCAGGAACGCAG GCGTCTCTGCAGGTGATCACAGAGAACGAGTGCCAGCTCTGGTGGGCGGCCAAAGAGATGCAAAGGGGGAAGAAACTGCAGGACTACATcggcaaaaatgaaaagacgaAGCTTGTGGTGAAAATCCAAAAG AAAGGACAGGGGGCGCCAGCGAGGGAGCCTCTGGTCactgaggagcagcagaaacagatgATGATGCACTGCTACAGACGGCAAGAGGAGCTCAAG aaactGGAGGAGGCGGATGACGACAGCTGCCTGGATTCAGACTGGTCGGACAGACAGGCTctgaaaaaacagtttcaagGCCTCACCAACATCAAATGGGGGCCGAGGTGA